In Sorghum bicolor cultivar BTx623 chromosome 10, Sorghum_bicolor_NCBIv3, whole genome shotgun sequence, one genomic interval encodes:
- the LOC8076162 gene encoding fanconi-associated nuclease 1 homolog isoform X1, with the protein MLTGRESLVRLIGRRRRSALPSSLAAVLSLPSPFPSASLAQADDVGGSGEAAGAEAGSTSGGSGVVGLGAEWVVCPVCGDSIRGSDYCVNTHLDMCLTRGTKRKLTQSTLLNFRFSKKVSAEPTANNLNNEIETENMKQIVADLSSDQAFFASDSEIGSSKSGTTISSPTCLNGSLGTSETITSYTPSNIVLPNVKDAVNDGTGELPTVATSCSFDECTVMDSSTIVAVDTVIVGRRFHENIELREDSVITFLRDPLNAKDPDAIKVLYAASEYEEILGYLPRDLAKVLAPLMDKHYVECEGFVVGLHEQHFGNVPIQITIQKCKADSQRNDDTYYCQSLWENFVSTVKSENFRQPRNARYQINFNLMIADVIATHAHVLIDVEKTFLASFKSLSDDGQHLFVRIYTRKGPWFRKSSISYHEISDLEHAVMELKLAGYIDMLSCTVDPSEYDIKEILDVLTVPEMKEILKELPKDNTSCTRRHELVSTLLSSYHNGTCASLPKRILKWTGTCIRISKMADELLWRIQRLFFLNGDQDLSSFLLVEFGVVKFPDYACSISHHIFQQRSDLLEYEDAIRVAQVMDESLDNNNMDLVTRCIDLSENRLCTMPKQENATPPKHLPSFFSRFSASWVYSKILTLGVSVYERDRRYEDAIRILKILLSKVACDRRRGYWTLRLSVDLEHMGRPNESLSTAEEGAIDPWVRAGSKFALQRRVLRLSKPPRRWKVPSYADYVKRNIREVSIEGRPLNCETGAKNVFYGYDGELCGVEQLALQYYADEGGGWQGTHSEGDIWMTIFGLLMWDVMFSDIQDVFQSKFQTAPLDLETDDFYKSRKDIAESQLRKIQDGMAEEMLISSWELHQGTSCQGVNWVRYSLTDLRAVVACIGGHRLASLLRHLAVDYRSWSSGMPDLLLWRFLDERGGGEAKLVEVKGPRDQLSEQQRAWILVLMDFGFDVEVCKVSPVTKRR; encoded by the exons ATGCTGACCGGGCGGGAGAGCCTGGTCCGCCTCATCGgccggcgccgccgctccgctctCCCCTCCTCGCTCGCCGCGGTCCTATCGTTACCCTCCCCTTTCCCCTCCGCCTCCCTCGCTCAG GCCGACGATGTGGGCGGCTCGGGAGAAGCGGCTGGAGCTGAGGCTGGTTCGACGTCTGGAGGAAGCGGCGTCGTCGGCCTGGGCGCGGAGTGGGTGGTCTGCCCCGTCTGCGGCGACTCGATCCGAGGGTCCGACTACTGCGTCAACACTCACCTCG ATATGTGCCTTACAAGAGGAACCAAAAGGAAGTTAACACAGAGCACCCTTCTTAATTTCAGATTCAGTAAAAAGGTTTCCGCTGAGCCTACAGCAAACAATTTGAACAATGAGATCGAGACAGAAAATATGAAACAGATTGTTGCAGATTTGTCGAGTGACCAAGCATTCTTTGCATCAGATAGTGAGATTGGGAGTTCAAAGTCCGGCACTACTATTTCATCGCCTACCTGTCTGAATGGCTCACTTGGCACTTCTGAGACTATTACGTCCTACACACCTTCAAATATTGTCTTACCAAATGTAAAGGATGCTGTAAATGATGGCACAGGGGAACTTCCAACAGTGGCAACTTCTTGCAGTTTTGATGAATGCACAGTTATGGATTCTAGCACCATTGTAGCGGTTGACACTGTCATAGTTGGCCGGAGGTTCCATGAGAACATTGAATTGAGAGAAGATTCAGTCATTACCTTTCTAAGAGATCCTCTGAATGCTAAGGACCCTGATGCTATAAAG GTGCTTTATGCAGCGTCTGAATATGAGGAGATACTTGGATACTTGCCTCGAGATCTTGCTAAAGTTTTGGCTCCTTTAATGGACAAACATTACGTTGAATGCGAG GGATTTGTGGTTGGTTTGCATGAACAACACTTTGGCAATGTTCCCATCCAGATTACTATCCAGAAATGTAAAGCTGACAGTCAGAGAAATGATGATACATATTATTGCCAGTCCTTATGGGAAAATTTCGTTAGCACTGTTAAAAGTGAAAATTTTCGGCAACCTCGCAATGCAAGATAtcagataaattttaatttgatgATAGCTGATGTTATTGCTACCCATGCACATGTTCTTATCGATGTAGAAAAAACATTTTTAG CTTCTTTTAAGTCATTATCAGATGATGGGCAACATCTTTTTGTTAGGATCTACACTCGAAAAG GGCCATGGTTCCGGAAGAGCAGCATCTCATATCATGAAATATCAGATCTGGAGCATGCAGTCATGGAGTTGAAGT TGGCAGGTTATATTGACATGCTTTCTTGCACTGTTGATCCTTCTGAATATGATATTAAGGAGATTCTTGATGTGTTAACTGTTCCTGAAATGAAAGAAATTCTCAAGGAGCTTCCTAAG GATAACACAAGCTGCACACGTCGACATGAGCTTGTTAGCACCCTTCTGTCTTCATATCATAATGGTACCTG TGCATCATTACCAAAGCGAATCCTAAAATGGACTGGAACCTGTATAAGAATTTCTAAGATGGCAGATGAACTTCTGTGGCGTATCCAG AGGCTCTTTTTTCTAAATGGTGATCAAGATCTTTCTTCCTTTCTATTAGTGGAGTTTGGTGTTGTGAAGTTTCCAGACTATGCCTGCAGTATCTCTCACCACATTTTTCAACAAAGAAGTGATCTACTTGAGTATGAAGAT GCTATTCGAGTTGCTCAGGTGATGGATGAATCCCTCGATAATAATAACATGGACCTGGTGACAAGATGCATCGATTTATCTGAGAATCGATTATGCACTATGCCAAAACAAGAAAATGCAACTCCACCTAAACATCTCCCATCATTCTTTTCTCGCTTTTCAGCTTCCTGGGTCTATTCAAAAATACTCACATTAGGTGTCTCTGTTTATGAACGAGACCGCAG GTATGAAGATGCAATAAGGATTCTAAAGATACTACTTAGTAAAGTTGCTTGTGATAGACGGCGAGGATATTGGACATTGAGGCTATCCGTTGATTTGGAGCATATGGGTCGTCCAAATGAGAGCCTTTCCACAGCTGAAGAAGGAGCAATTGATCCATGGGTCCGTGCTGGCTCAAAGTTCGCGCTGCAAAGGAGAGTGCTGCGTTTAAGCAAACCTCCACGACGCTGGAAAGTTCCCAGTTATGCTGATTATGTTAAGAGAAATATAAGAGAG GTAAGTATTGAAGGAAGGCCGTTAAATTGTGAGACAGGAGCAAAGAATGTATTTTATGGTTACGATGGGGAACTTTGTGGGGTAGAACAGTTGGCTTTACAATATTATGCTGATGAAGGTGGTGGTTGGCAAGGTACCCATTCAGAAGGTGACATTTGGATGACTATCTTTGGCCTTCTAATGTGGGATGTAATGTTTTCAGACATACAAGACGTTTTCCAGTCTAAATTCCAG ACAGCCCCCCTTGATCTGGAAACAGATGATTTTTACAAATCTAGGAAGGACATTGCAGAATCTCAGTTGAGGAAGATacaagacggaatggctgaagAGATGCTAATCAGCTCCTGGGAACTGCATCAGGGGACATCCTGCCAAGGTGTTAACTGGGTCCGTTATTCGTTAACTGATCTGCGAGCTGTCGTTGCATGCATTGGTGGCCATCGCTTGGCATCGCTCCTCCGCCATCTAGCGGTTGATTACAGGAGCTGGTCGAGTGGAATGCCTGATCTGCTGCTATGGCGTTTCCTTGATGAAAGAGGTGGCGGTGAGGCTAAACTTGTGGAAGTCAAAGGACCAAGGGACCAGCTGTCAGAGCAACAGCGTGCATGGATTCTTGTTCTCATGGATTTTGGATTCGATGTGGAAGTTTGCAAAGTAAGCCCGGTTACCAAGCGGAGATAG
- the LOC8076162 gene encoding fanconi-associated nuclease 1 homolog isoform X2, producing the protein MDKHYVECEGFVVGLHEQHFGNVPIQITIQKCKADSQRNDDTYYCQSLWENFVSTVKSENFRQPRNARYQINFNLMIADVIATHAHVLIDVEKTFLASFKSLSDDGQHLFVRIYTRKGPWFRKSSISYHEISDLEHAVMELKLAGYIDMLSCTVDPSEYDIKEILDVLTVPEMKEILKELPKDNTSCTRRHELVSTLLSSYHNGTCASLPKRILKWTGTCIRISKMADELLWRIQRLFFLNGDQDLSSFLLVEFGVVKFPDYACSISHHIFQQRSDLLEYEDAIRVAQVMDESLDNNNMDLVTRCIDLSENRLCTMPKQENATPPKHLPSFFSRFSASWVYSKILTLGVSVYERDRRYEDAIRILKILLSKVACDRRRGYWTLRLSVDLEHMGRPNESLSTAEEGAIDPWVRAGSKFALQRRVLRLSKPPRRWKVPSYADYVKRNIREVSIEGRPLNCETGAKNVFYGYDGELCGVEQLALQYYADEGGGWQGTHSEGDIWMTIFGLLMWDVMFSDIQDVFQSKFQTAPLDLETDDFYKSRKDIAESQLRKIQDGMAEEMLISSWELHQGTSCQGVNWVRYSLTDLRAVVACIGGHRLASLLRHLAVDYRSWSSGMPDLLLWRFLDERGGGEAKLVEVKGPRDQLSEQQRAWILVLMDFGFDVEVCKVSPVTKRR; encoded by the exons ATGGACAAACATTACGTTGAATGCGAG GGATTTGTGGTTGGTTTGCATGAACAACACTTTGGCAATGTTCCCATCCAGATTACTATCCAGAAATGTAAAGCTGACAGTCAGAGAAATGATGATACATATTATTGCCAGTCCTTATGGGAAAATTTCGTTAGCACTGTTAAAAGTGAAAATTTTCGGCAACCTCGCAATGCAAGATAtcagataaattttaatttgatgATAGCTGATGTTATTGCTACCCATGCACATGTTCTTATCGATGTAGAAAAAACATTTTTAG CTTCTTTTAAGTCATTATCAGATGATGGGCAACATCTTTTTGTTAGGATCTACACTCGAAAAG GGCCATGGTTCCGGAAGAGCAGCATCTCATATCATGAAATATCAGATCTGGAGCATGCAGTCATGGAGTTGAAGT TGGCAGGTTATATTGACATGCTTTCTTGCACTGTTGATCCTTCTGAATATGATATTAAGGAGATTCTTGATGTGTTAACTGTTCCTGAAATGAAAGAAATTCTCAAGGAGCTTCCTAAG GATAACACAAGCTGCACACGTCGACATGAGCTTGTTAGCACCCTTCTGTCTTCATATCATAATGGTACCTG TGCATCATTACCAAAGCGAATCCTAAAATGGACTGGAACCTGTATAAGAATTTCTAAGATGGCAGATGAACTTCTGTGGCGTATCCAG AGGCTCTTTTTTCTAAATGGTGATCAAGATCTTTCTTCCTTTCTATTAGTGGAGTTTGGTGTTGTGAAGTTTCCAGACTATGCCTGCAGTATCTCTCACCACATTTTTCAACAAAGAAGTGATCTACTTGAGTATGAAGAT GCTATTCGAGTTGCTCAGGTGATGGATGAATCCCTCGATAATAATAACATGGACCTGGTGACAAGATGCATCGATTTATCTGAGAATCGATTATGCACTATGCCAAAACAAGAAAATGCAACTCCACCTAAACATCTCCCATCATTCTTTTCTCGCTTTTCAGCTTCCTGGGTCTATTCAAAAATACTCACATTAGGTGTCTCTGTTTATGAACGAGACCGCAG GTATGAAGATGCAATAAGGATTCTAAAGATACTACTTAGTAAAGTTGCTTGTGATAGACGGCGAGGATATTGGACATTGAGGCTATCCGTTGATTTGGAGCATATGGGTCGTCCAAATGAGAGCCTTTCCACAGCTGAAGAAGGAGCAATTGATCCATGGGTCCGTGCTGGCTCAAAGTTCGCGCTGCAAAGGAGAGTGCTGCGTTTAAGCAAACCTCCACGACGCTGGAAAGTTCCCAGTTATGCTGATTATGTTAAGAGAAATATAAGAGAG GTAAGTATTGAAGGAAGGCCGTTAAATTGTGAGACAGGAGCAAAGAATGTATTTTATGGTTACGATGGGGAACTTTGTGGGGTAGAACAGTTGGCTTTACAATATTATGCTGATGAAGGTGGTGGTTGGCAAGGTACCCATTCAGAAGGTGACATTTGGATGACTATCTTTGGCCTTCTAATGTGGGATGTAATGTTTTCAGACATACAAGACGTTTTCCAGTCTAAATTCCAG ACAGCCCCCCTTGATCTGGAAACAGATGATTTTTACAAATCTAGGAAGGACATTGCAGAATCTCAGTTGAGGAAGATacaagacggaatggctgaagAGATGCTAATCAGCTCCTGGGAACTGCATCAGGGGACATCCTGCCAAGGTGTTAACTGGGTCCGTTATTCGTTAACTGATCTGCGAGCTGTCGTTGCATGCATTGGTGGCCATCGCTTGGCATCGCTCCTCCGCCATCTAGCGGTTGATTACAGGAGCTGGTCGAGTGGAATGCCTGATCTGCTGCTATGGCGTTTCCTTGATGAAAGAGGTGGCGGTGAGGCTAAACTTGTGGAAGTCAAAGGACCAAGGGACCAGCTGTCAGAGCAACAGCGTGCATGGATTCTTGTTCTCATGGATTTTGGATTCGATGTGGAAGTTTGCAAAGTAAGCCCGGTTACCAAGCGGAGATAG